The Pantoea trifolii nucleotide sequence GCGCATGCCGGTTTACTCGACGGTTTGACGCTGACCGACGTCGAGCAGCAGTATGCGCCCGCGCCGGGCGAAACGGTGCTGGTGTCGCGCATGATCAGCGGCGAGCAGGTGCGCCTGTCGGGACCAAAAGTGGAGCAGGGACTGCAACGTAAGATCAACGCGCTGGAAGAGCAGGGCTACGACACCATTCTGCTGCTGTGCACCGGTGAGTTTGGCGCGCTGAAAACGCAATCCGCCTTGCTGCTGGAGCCGGATCGCATCATCCCGCCGCTGGTTAAGGCGATTGTGCAACAACACAAAGTCGGCATTGTGGTGCCGGTAGCAGAACAGATTGCCGAGCAGGCCAACAAGTGGCGCAATCTGGATACGCCGCCGTGCTTTGCCGTCGCCAGTCCCTATCTGGCGGAGCAGGCCGATTTGGTGGAAGCGGGATTGTCGCTGCAGGAGCAGGGCGCGGATGTGGTGGTACTGGATTGCATCGGCTATCACCAGAAGCACCGTGATTTCCTGCAGAAAATGCTGGGCATTCCGGTGCTGCTGTCGAACGTGCTGGTCGCCAAGCTGGCGGCAGAATTGATCGTCTAATGCGGAGAGATCACAAGTTGCGATCTGTGGCGCTAATTCGCGTGACAGATCAGCGAGTTCCTTAGTAATCTGCCAGTCACGATAATGTGCTGTGAGGAAGTAATATGCTCAATACAAGTGAGTATTTCGACGGAAAAGTGAAATCCATTGGTTTCGACAGCGTGACCATTGGCCGTGCCAGCGTTGGCGTGATGGCGGAAGGTGAATACACCTTCGGCACCAACCAACCGGAAGAGATGACGGTAGTAAGCGGCGCGCTGAAAGTGCTGCTGCCGGGTGAAACCGAGTGGAAATGGTACGAAGCTGGCGCCGTG carries:
- a CDS encoding AroM family protein, producing MTISLVTLTIGQSPRSDILPLLLEHLPADQVAHAGLLDGLTLTDVEQQYAPAPGETVLVSRMISGEQVRLSGPKVEQGLQRKINALEEQGYDTILLLCTGEFGALKTQSALLLEPDRIIPPLVKAIVQQHKVGIVVPVAEQIAEQANKWRNLDTPPCFAVASPYLAEQADLVEAGLSLQEQGADVVVLDCIGYHQKHRDFLQKMLGIPVLLSNVLVAKLAAELIV
- the ppnP gene encoding pyrimidine/purine nucleoside phosphorylase, whose protein sequence is MLNTSEYFDGKVKSIGFDSVTIGRASVGVMAEGEYTFGTNQPEEMTVVSGALKVLLPGETEWKWYEAGAVFSVPGQSEFHLQVAEPSSYLCRYL